Genomic window (Leisingera methylohalidivorans DSM 14336):
TCAGGATTTCCCACGCCATTTCAGAGGGTTCTCCGCAGGAGAGCCCCGCCATGATGGTCTCTTCCTGAATTGCGAAATTGGTCGCCTTGCCGTTGCGGGCACTGTCAAACAGGCAGGCGGCCAGTTCGGGTTCGACAATCACAACCCGCGGTGCCTGCACAGTATAAAACTGGCGCAGTGCCGCGGCGACCGAGGCCGCCAGCCCGCCGACACCCCCCTGCAGGAACACATGGGTCGGCGCCTGCTCCAGCGTCTCGCAGACTTCGCGCGTCATCACGCTGTAGCCTGCCATCACGTCGCGCGGCGGCTCGGTGTAGCCCTCCCAGGAGGTGTCAGAGACCACGAACCAGCCGTTTTCCTCTGCCTCCTTCTTGGCCAGCAGCACCGAGTCGTCATAATCGCCCGCGATCCGGATCACCTCGGCGCCCAAGTCGCGCATGGCGACGGCCCGTCCTTCGCTGACCTCGGCATGGATATAGATCCGGCACGGCGCGCCGAACCGCTGGCACCCCCAAGCCAGAGAGCGGCCATGATTGCCATCAGTGGCCGAAACCAGGGTGATGCCGGCGCAGGCGTCCTTGTGAGCGCCCTTGCGGATCTCTTCCAGGCTGACGTCCTTACCCAGCCGGCGGCTCAGCTCGCGCTGCAGCACCCGCAGCGCGGCGTATGACCCTCCCAGCGCCTTGAAGCTGCCCAGCCCGAACCGCGGCCCTTCGTGTTTGTAGTCAATCCGGCCCACGCCGATTTTTTCAGCCAAGCCCGGCAGGGACACCAACGGCGTCCCTTCATAGCCCTCCCAAGCGGTGATTTCCGCACAGGCGCCGGAGAAATCCTGTTCGGACAAAACGGTATAAGCGGCGTCGCCGGACTTTGGGTTCCCTGCCGTGTGGCGCAGGGTAACTGCAAATTGTTCAAGCATCGTCAGTCCTTTCCCTCTGGCAGCCGGTCACGCACCAGCTGCACCCAGAACTCCGCGCCGACGGGCAGCAGAGCGTCGTTGAAATCATAGTCCGCCGCATGCAGCGGCTTGCCGTGCGGCCCGTCCTCGCCATTGCCCAGCAGCAGAAAGCAGCCGGGCACGGCGTTGGCGAAATGGGCAAAATCCTCAGAGAAGCTCATCGGCGGGCGGTCGCGGATCACCTCGCAACCCGCGGCCTCGCCTGCACGGCAGGCAGCCTCGGCCGGGCCTGCCGCGTTGATGGTCTCGGAAAATTCGGTGTTGAAGCTCATCTCAACTTCCACCGCATGGGTGGCAGCAACACCGGCAGCAATCTGGCGCATGAAGCGTTCAATCGCCGCGCGGTCCGCAGGCATGCGTGCGCGCACGTCGCCCTTCAGCACCGCATGGCCCGGCAGCACATTACGCTGGCCGTCGGTCAGGAATTCTGTGACCGACACCACCGCGCCCGCGCCCGGCGCCAGCTTGCGCGAGACGATGGTCTGCAATGCCAGCACCATCCCGGCCCCGACAGTGATCGCGTCGACCCCGGCCTGCGGCATCGAGGCATGGCCGCCCCGCCCTTTGATTGCGATTTCAAACAGGCTCTCGCTGCTGCAGATCTGGCCTGCACGGGTCGAGACTTGCCCGGCCGGCGCCCCCGGCAAATTGTGGATGGCATAAACCTCCTCAATCGGAAACCGCTCCAGAACGCCTTCAGCAATCATTGCCTGCGCACCCAGCCCGTGTTCTTCATTGGGCTGGAAGATGAACACAACAGTGCCGTCAAACCCCTGCTCCTGCACCAGCCGTTCGGCGGCGCCCAGAAGCATCGTCATATGGCCGTCATGGCCGCAGGCATGCATTTTTCCGGGCGTTACAGAACCATAATCATGGGTGGAGATTTCGGTTATCGGCAGCGCGTCCATATCGGCCCGCAGCCCGATGGCCCGGTTTCCGCTGCCGGCCCGCAGCAAGCCGACAACACCAGCCCCTTCATGCACCTCCAGCCCGAGGCCGCGCAGATGCTGTGCCACCTTGGCCTTGGTCCGGTCCTCCTGAAAGCCAAGTTCCGGATGCCGGTGGAAGTCCCGGCGCAGCGCGGTCAGGCGGTCCTGAAAGCTGGTCATATGCGTTCCCCAAGCTGATTGCAGCGACCTTATTCTGCAAAATGAGACTTGGCGCGTATATTTCCCGCTCCGCTGTGACGAAATTTATTGCCGTGACCGGGGTACGGGCTGAAATTCGTACCTGTCAGCGTGCGGGCCGCATAGGCCGATTTGACGGTCTGGCCCAGCCCTGCCACGCCACCGGCAGCTCCGGATACTTTGGGCCATTGGGCGCGTCCTCGCAGATACATGCCCACAGTCTGCTGCGCCGCCGCGTCAGGCTTCATGCGCAGATGACCAGGCCGGCGTGAACGGCCGCTGCACGGCGGTTTCTGTTCCTGAACGCCGCAACCCGCGCAGCCTTCCTGAAAGATGCAGCGGGGACCGCAAAACCGCGGACCGCCAATCGGGCCGGATCTCGCACACAGCCGTCAGCGCGCTCTGATCGCGCATTACCCTTGCAGCCGCGGCTGATGCGTCAGCTGCGGGTGTTTTTGGTTCGTTGATATGTTTACGCCAGCGTTTCGCCAGCCTCGCGGCGGGCTTCGATGACCTCAATGGCCTTGGCCAGGGCCTCCTCGATGCTCAGATCGCTGGTGTCGATCAGGATGGCATCCGGCGCCGGGCGGAGCGGCGCCTCGGCGCGGTTCATGTCGCGCTCATCCCGGGCCTTTACATCGCCCAGAACCTCGTCCAGCGTAATCACCTTGCCGGCCGCGGCCAGTTCCAGAAACCGCCGCCGGGCGCGGACTTCGGCGCTGGCAGTGACAAAAAACTTCACCTGCGCATACGGGCAGATCACAGTGCCGATATCGCGCCCGTCCAGAACCGCACCGCCGGCCCGGCGGGCAAAGGCCCGCTGAAAATCCACCAGTGCTGCGCGGACGTCGGCGATCACAGCCACCTTGGAGGCCGCCTGCGCCACCTCCGGCCCGCGCAGGTCATCGCGCGCCAGATCCTCGGGAGACAGGTTCTGCGCCGCCTCGACCGGCGCCGCGCCATCCAGCATTTTTGCCCCGACGGCGCGGTACAGCAGCCCGGTGTCCAGATGGCCGAAACCGTAATGGGCCGCCAGCGCCTTGGACAGCGTGCCCTTGCCGGCAGCAGCCGGCCCGTCCACGGCTATGGTGTAACTTTCGCTCATGTGCGCTCCAGCTTGGCACCCAGATTGCCCATCAGGCTCTCAAAGATCGGGAAGGAGGTGGCAATCGGGCCGCCGTCATCGACCGAAACCGCGTTCTGCGCGCCCATGCCCATCACCATGAAGGACATGGCAATGCGGTGGTCCAGCACGCTTTCGCAAATGCCGCCGCCCGGCACGCCATCGATACCCAGACCGGTGACCTCCCACCAGTCTTCGCCTTCTTCAACCGTCACGCCATTGGCGCGCAGGCCCTTGGCCATCGCATCGATCCGGTCGCTTTCCTTGACCCGCAGTTCCTTGACCCCGGCCATCATGGTCTTGCCTTCCGCAAAGGAAGCAACCACCGACAGCACCGGATACTCGTCGATCATCGAAGCGGCGCGCGCTGGCGGCAC
Coding sequences:
- a CDS encoding diaminopropionate ammonia-lyase, whose product is MLEQFAVTLRHTAGNPKSGDAAYTVLSEQDFSGACAEITAWEGYEGTPLVSLPGLAEKIGVGRIDYKHEGPRFGLGSFKALGGSYAALRVLQRELSRRLGKDVSLEEIRKGAHKDACAGITLVSATDGNHGRSLAWGCQRFGAPCRIYIHAEVSEGRAVAMRDLGAEVIRIAGDYDDSVLLAKKEAEENGWFVVSDTSWEGYTEPPRDVMAGYSVMTREVCETLEQAPTHVFLQGGVGGLAASVAAALRQFYTVQAPRVVIVEPELAACLFDSARNGKATNFAIQEETIMAGLSCGEPSEMAWEILTEEATDFLTIPDSIVAPAVRLLANAETGDPAVEAGESAVAGLAALIAACQSAGIKETLGLDENSRVLLIGSEGVTDPAIYAAIMAGKDNV
- a CDS encoding amidohydrolase, with the translated sequence MTSFQDRLTALRRDFHRHPELGFQEDRTKAKVAQHLRGLGLEVHEGAGVVGLLRAGSGNRAIGLRADMDALPITEISTHDYGSVTPGKMHACGHDGHMTMLLGAAERLVQEQGFDGTVVFIFQPNEEHGLGAQAMIAEGVLERFPIEEVYAIHNLPGAPAGQVSTRAGQICSSESLFEIAIKGRGGHASMPQAGVDAITVGAGMVLALQTIVSRKLAPGAGAVVSVTEFLTDGQRNVLPGHAVLKGDVRARMPADRAAIERFMRQIAAGVAATHAVEVEMSFNTEFSETINAAGPAEAACRAGEAAGCEVIRDRPPMSFSEDFAHFANAVPGCFLLLGNGEDGPHGKPLHAADYDFNDALLPVGAEFWVQLVRDRLPEGKD
- a CDS encoding (d)CMP kinase, translated to MSESYTIAVDGPAAAGKGTLSKALAAHYGFGHLDTGLLYRAVGAKMLDGAAPVEAAQNLSPEDLARDDLRGPEVAQAASKVAVIADVRAALVDFQRAFARRAGGAVLDGRDIGTVICPYAQVKFFVTASAEVRARRRFLELAAAGKVITLDEVLGDVKARDERDMNRAEAPLRPAPDAILIDTSDLSIEEALAKAIEVIEARREAGETLA